The following nucleotide sequence is from Streptomyces pactum.
GCCGGGCCGTCCGGGCCCCCCGGGTCCGGACCGGCGGTGCCCCCGGCCGGGCGACCCGCGGAACCGGAGTGCGGCCGGCGGCCGGCCCGGTCCTCGCCCAGGACCCGCCAGCCGGTGGCGGTGAGCGTGATGTAGGCGCCGCAGCGCAGCCCGTGCAGGGTGCAGGCGTCGCGCAGTCCCCACATCCAGGCCCCGTCCTCCGGGGTCCAGCCGCTGTCGCCCTCACGGCAGCAGAGCAGGACGGCGGTGCGTACCGGGGTCCTGCGGCGCAGGTCGTGGGGGATCACCCGGCGCAGGCGGGCGAGCAGATCGTTGCGGAAGTCCCAGCCGTCCGCGGGCCCCTGCCGCCGGCGGAACGAAGCGCTGGCGACCAGCCGCTCGTCCGGGCCGAGGATCGCCACCACCGTGGTGCCCGGCACCGGCTGGTGCCGGGCGTGCAGCCCGGTGACCACCTCGCGGGGATCGCGCAGCAGCGGGATGCCCGCCGAGGCCCACTCCGCCGGTTCGAGTGTCCGGCCCGGTGAGGGCGCCGGGTCCGCGGGCGCCGGAGAAGTGAAGCCGAGGGTCACCGGTCTCCCTTCCTCTGCGTAGCCCGCGTTCGGGACCGTCGGGCGGGGGCGCGCGAGGACGGCGCCCCGGCTGTCCACAGGCGGAGCGGGGAACTGCCCCAATTCTCGCGGTCGGGCAGGTGGACGGCAATGAGCAGATGAAACAGCAGCCCGGTATGGGGTGTTGTGACCGGCATATCCCCTGTTCAGTTGTCCTGTACTCCGGTGCTCCGGTGCCCGGCAGCCCGTCCCGGTCAGCCCTGCACCGCGAGGACCAGCGGCAACACCCCCTGCGCGCCCGCCCGGCGGAGCAGCCGGGTCGCCACCGCGAGCGTCCACCCCGAATCGGTCAGGTCGTCGATCAGCAGCACCGGTCCGGCCGCCGCCGACACCGCCTCGGCGAGCGCGGGGGGCACGGTCAGCGCACCGTGCAGCGCCCGGAGCCGCTGAGCGCTGTTGGAGCGGGGCACCTTCGTCGCGTCCGCTCCCTCCACGTAGGAGACGGCGCCCAGCAGAGGTATCCGGCCCACGGACGCGATCCGCTCGCCCAGCGACCGGATGAGCCGGGGGTGCGAGAGCGAGGCCATGGTCACCACACCGGCCGGCCGGGCCGGGGCGTCCGCGCCTCCGGAGGCCCATCCGCCTGGCCCCTTCGCCCAGTCGGCCAGTACGGTCACCACCGCGTTGGCCACATCGTCCGGAACGGGGCCGTCGGGTGCCTGCGGGGCGAGCATCGGGCGCAGCCGGTTGCCCCAGCCGATGTCGGAGAGCCGGCCCAGCGCCCTGCCCACGGATGCCTGTTCGCCGGGCGGTATGCGCCCCTTGAGGTCCACCCCGACGGCGGGCAGTCCGGTGGGCCACATCCGCCGGGGCTCCACCTCGACCCCGGGGCGCATGAGCTCCCCACGGGCCGCCGCCAGGGCGGCCTCGGAGACTTCGGAGCCGAACCGGGACCCGGCGCAGTTGTCGCACCGCCCGCACGGGGCGGCGGTCTCGTCGTCCAGCTGCCGCTGGAGAAAGGCCATCCGGCACTCCGTGGAGCGCGCGTAGTCGCGCATCGCCTGCTGCTCGGCCTCCCGCTGGCGCGCCACCCAGGCGTACCGCCGGGCGTCGTACGTCCAGGGGCGTCCGGTCGCGGTCCAGCCGCCCCGCTCGCGCCGCACCGCACCGTCCACGTCCAGCACCTTCAGCATGGTCTCCAGGCGGGAGCGGCGCAGATCGACCTGCGGTTCCAGCGCGGGCAGGGAGAGCGGGCGGCCGGCCGCGGCGAGCACGTCGAGGGTCCGCCGCACCTGCTCCTCGGAGGGGAAGGCCAGGGAGGCGAAGTACTGCCAGATCGCCTCGTCCTCGCGACCGGGCAGCAGCAGCACCTCGGCGTGGTCGACCCCGCGCCCGGCACGGCCCACCTGCTGGTAGTAGGCGATGGGGGAGGAGGGCGAGCCCAGGTGCACCACGAACCCGAGGTCGGGCTTGTCGAACCCCATGCCGAGGGCGGACGTGGCCACCAGGGCCTTCACCCGGTTCGCCAGGAGGTCCTGCTCGGCCTGCATCCGGTCGGCGTTCTCCGTCCGCCCGGTGTAGGAGGCCACGGCGTGACCGCACCGGCGCAGATGGGCCGTGACCTCCTCGGCCGCCGCCACGGTGAGGGTGTACACGATGCCGGAACCGGGGAGGTCGCCGAGATGATCGGCGAGCCAGGCCAGCCGGTGGGCGGCATCCGGCAGGCCGACCACCGACAGGCTCAGGCTCTTGCGGTCCAGAGGGCCGCGCAGCACCAGGGCCCGGCCCTCGTCGCCGGTGCCGTCCGGGCCGGTGCCCAACTGCTCGGCGACATCGGCGGTGACCCGCGCGTTGGCGGTCGCGGTCGTCGCCAGCACCGGCACCCCGGGCGGCAGATCGGCCAGCAGGGTGCGCAGCCTGCGGTAGTCGGGGCGGAAGTCGTGCCCCCAGTCGGAGATGCAGTGCGCCTCGTCCACCACGAGCAGCCCGGTCGTGGCGGCCAGCTTCGGCAGCACCTGGTCCCGGAAGTCCGGGTTGTTGAGGCGCTCCGGGCTGACCAGGAGCACATCCACCTCCCCCGCGGCCACCTCGGCCTGGACGGACTCCCACTCCTCGGGGTTGGCCGAGTTGATCGTGCGGGCGTGGATGCCGGCCCGGGCCGCCGACTCGACCTGGTTCCGCATCAGCGCCAGCAGGGGGGACACGATGACGGTGGGGCCACCGCCCCGCTCCCGCAGCAGCGCCGTGGCGACGAAGTAGACCGCGGACTTCCCCCAGCCGGTGCGCTGCACCACCAGGGCCCGGCGACGGTGGGCGACCAGCGCCTCCACGGCACGCCACTGGTCCTCGCGGAGGCGGGCGGCTCCGGAGGCGTCGCCGACCAGGCGGGCGAGCACACGGTCGGCACGGACGCGGAGATCGTTGTCGGTCATGCCTCCATGCAACCCGATGGGACCGACATCGCGCGACCGGCGCCCGGCAGCCTGTGGATAACGTTATCCACAGGCCTGGCGCGATCTCGGTGATCGCGGGACCGTCATGCCATGACTCACCACGAAGCGAACGCCTTCACCCACCACGCGTCGGCCGGTCCCTCGGGCGAGGAGCAGGTCACGCTGCGCGGTCCGGCCGATCTCGCCGACGCGCTCCCCTTCCTGCTCGGCTTCCACCCCGACGACAGCATCGTGCTGGTCGCGCTGCACGGCCCGCAGGGCCGGTTCGGCGGGCGGCTCCGGATGGGCATCCCGCAGGCCGCCGAGGACTGGCCCGAGGCCGGTGATCAGCTCGCGGAATCCCTGGCCACCGGCAGCGAGCGGCGCGGCGAGCGGCCGGACGGTGTGGTGCTGTTCCTGTGCCAGGACCCCGCCGCCGGCGCCTCCGGACGGGACGTGATGGAGCGGCTCAGGCCCCTGGCGCAGCGCCTGCGGGTGGCCTGCGGCCGGCTGGACATGCCGGTCTTCGAGGCCCTGTGCATCTCGGACGGGCGCTTCTGGTCGTACTGCTGCCCGGATCCGCGCTGCTGCCCGCCGGACGGCACACCGCTCGGCGTCCCCGGCACCTCCGTGATGGCCGCCGCGGCCGCCTACGCGGGCATCCAGGTGCGGGGCACCCTCCGGCAGCTGGAGGCCCGGCTGGCACCGCTCGGGGAGACCCGGGCCCCCGGCCAGGAGGGCGCGCTGGACCGGGCCGCGTCCGTCCTCGTCCCCCGGGTCCTCGGCGGCGGCAGCGCGGCCGTCCGGGAGGAGACGCTGACCCTGCTGAGCGCGCTGATGGACCGGTTGCGCGCCGAGCCACCGATCGCCGACCCGCTCGCGGCGGACGCGCGTGACGACGGCCTGCTCACCGCCGACGAGGCGGCGACCGTGATCATGGGGCTCCAGGACCGGGTGACGCGGGACCGCGCGGCGGAGTGGATGGAGGGCCCGGAGGCCGGCCCCGCGCTGCGTCTGTGGCGGGCGCTGGCGCGGCGTTGCGCGGGGGCGTACGCCGGTTACGCCGCGGCGCCCCTCACCCTCGCCGGCTGGGTCGCCTGGTCGACGGGGGACGAACCGTCGGCGCGGGTGGCGCTCGGCCGGGCGCTGCGCGCCGATCCCGACTACCTCTTCGCCAAGCTGCTGCACCAGGCGTGCAACGACGGCATGGACCCGGAACAGCTGCGGCGCTGTCTGCGGCGTGAGCGGGCCGACCAGGCGGTGCACGGCGCCGTCCACGCGGAGTTGGCGCGCACCGAGCCGCCCGCCGTACAGCCCTCGCGCACCCCCGGCACCGGGACACCGGGCACGCCGCCCCCGCACACCGGGGCCGCCGGTGCCGGGGCCGGTGCGGCGCCCCTGTGCCCGCGGCCCGGCGGCACGACAGCCGCCGAGCCGGCCACCGGCGAACCCGCCGCCCGGTCGGCCGGTGACGAGGACTCCGCCCTCCGGCCCGCCGGCGACGAGGCCGCTTCCCCCACAGCCGCCCCGGACGGGCCGGCCGCGCCGCCGGTCCGTCCGGCGGACCGCCGTGGGCCCCGCCGCTGCCGCCCCGGGCCCGCCGGTCCGGGGGCGCCCCGCGGAGGCCGGGACGGACGGCGCCCGGCTCCCCGGGCCCGGGAGCGCGGGCGTCCGGGGCGGCGGGAGTGGCGATGAGCCGCCCGCGGCGTTCCCCGGCCCGTACACCCCGCCCGGACCGGCCGGTTTCCGCCGGTGCGTGAACGGAACGTCCTGATTATCGTCAGGGAGACGACTATGATCGTTCCATGCCCTACGACCCGTCGGCCTTCCCGCCCTTCGCCGTCACCGTCGATCTGGTCGTGCTCACGGTGCGGCGGCACGCGCTCTGCGCGCTCGCCGTCCGCCGGGGCGAGCCGCCCTACCAGGGGCGGTGGGCACTCCCGGGCGGGTTCGTCCGGGCCGAC
It contains:
- a CDS encoding DUF4192 domain-containing protein, translating into MTHHEANAFTHHASAGPSGEEQVTLRGPADLADALPFLLGFHPDDSIVLVALHGPQGRFGGRLRMGIPQAAEDWPEAGDQLAESLATGSERRGERPDGVVLFLCQDPAAGASGRDVMERLRPLAQRLRVACGRLDMPVFEALCISDGRFWSYCCPDPRCCPPDGTPLGVPGTSVMAAAAAYAGIQVRGTLRQLEARLAPLGETRAPGQEGALDRAASVLVPRVLGGGSAAVREETLTLLSALMDRLRAEPPIADPLAADARDDGLLTADEAATVIMGLQDRVTRDRAAEWMEGPEAGPALRLWRALARRCAGAYAGYAAAPLTLAGWVAWSTGDEPSARVALGRALRADPDYLFAKLLHQACNDGMDPEQLRRCLRRERADQAVHGAVHAELARTEPPAVQPSRTPGTGTPGTPPPHTGAAGAGAGAAPLCPRPGGTTAAEPATGEPAARSAGDEDSALRPAGDEAASPTAAPDGPAAPPVRPADRRGPRRCRPGPAGPGAPRGGRDGRRPAPRARERGRPGRREWR
- a CDS encoding RecQ family ATP-dependent DNA helicase encodes the protein MTDNDLRVRADRVLARLVGDASGAARLREDQWRAVEALVAHRRRALVVQRTGWGKSAVYFVATALLRERGGGPTVIVSPLLALMRNQVESAARAGIHARTINSANPEEWESVQAEVAAGEVDVLLVSPERLNNPDFRDQVLPKLAATTGLLVVDEAHCISDWGHDFRPDYRRLRTLLADLPPGVPVLATTATANARVTADVAEQLGTGPDGTGDEGRALVLRGPLDRKSLSLSVVGLPDAAHRLAWLADHLGDLPGSGIVYTLTVAAAEEVTAHLRRCGHAVASYTGRTENADRMQAEQDLLANRVKALVATSALGMGFDKPDLGFVVHLGSPSSPIAYYQQVGRAGRGVDHAEVLLLPGREDEAIWQYFASLAFPSEEQVRRTLDVLAAAGRPLSLPALEPQVDLRRSRLETMLKVLDVDGAVRRERGGWTATGRPWTYDARRYAWVARQREAEQQAMRDYARSTECRMAFLQRQLDDETAAPCGRCDNCAGSRFGSEVSEAALAAARGELMRPGVEVEPRRMWPTGLPAVGVDLKGRIPPGEQASVGRALGRLSDIGWGNRLRPMLAPQAPDGPVPDDVANAVVTVLADWAKGPGGWASGGADAPARPAGVVTMASLSHPRLIRSLGERIASVGRIPLLGAVSYVEGADATKVPRSNSAQRLRALHGALTVPPALAEAVSAAAGPVLLIDDLTDSGWTLAVATRLLRRAGAQGVLPLVLAVQG